The region ttttctatttatatattatgtccctaactgagttggtgtcataAGTTAATCGGGCATAAATTCAAATtggaaatgactaaaatacccttttatATACTAAGTAAATTACATTATTATGAAGGTGTTTTCTACACTATAAGTTAAATCTCTAACTGAATTGGTGTCACGATTCAATCGAGCACTAACTCAActtaaaaaagactaaaatacatTTATTCTATACAAAGTAAGTTACATTATTACGAGGGTTTTTgtatctttttaaaatatttttaggggTGTAGGGCATAAATTTTTCTTATGGGGCTAgaagtaaattataaatatttgagggtgccaaaatgaaaatttaccattatactattatattattacaatTTCTAAAGTGGTTCTAAAGTAATTCTACCTATTTTTAGGGAAGGGCAAGGCCACTGCAAACCCTTCTAGCTTCGCCATGAATTTTTTTCACTCATATCATAAATGTGCCATactctagtatatatatatatatatatataattagttacCTGCCCAAAAGGGAGGAAAACCACATAGAAGAATATACAACATAACACCAATACTCCATATATCAGCTTCTGGTCCATATTTCCTCTTCAATACTTCTGGTGCAATATAATATGCGCTACCAACAATGTCCTTAAATACATCACCTGTTCGGAAGGCACCAAGTTAAAAGAAACCGAAATCGACcccaatgaaaattttaataagattatgtTTTTACCTGGCTTGTAAAAGAGTGATAGACCAAAATCCGTAGCTTTGAGTGGTGAATTTTCCTCTTTGTTCAACAACAAGAAATTTTCAGGCTTGAGGTCCCTATGGAAAACCCCCATGGAATGGCAAGTATGGACGATTTGAACAATGATTCTAAGCAAAGAAGCGGCCGCACGTTCACTGTAATGGCCTTTAGCAATGATCCTATCGAAAAGTTCACCGCCAGCACATAGTTCCATCACCAAATGTACCGAATGTTTGTCTTCGTAAGCTCCTTTGAGTTCCACGACATTAGGTTGTCCCGTCAAATGGTGCATGATTTGAACTTCTCTACGAACATCCTCGATATCTTCTTTGTTAACGAGTTTCCTTTTGGCTATCGTCTTGCACGCGAATTGCTCGCCAGTTACCTTATGGGTACACAAATAGGTAACCCCAAATTGTCCCCTACCCAATTCTTTTCCAATGGTGTAAGTGTTTCTCACATCTTCCATAGGACGGCATAACACGGTTCCAATTGGGTTAGGCTTGGGAGTAGGCTTAGGAGAAGCTTCCTCTGATGGTGAAGCCGGCGGTTGTGTCGGTGAGGCTTTCGAGAAACTTTCGTTACGGGAACAAATGCTAACGTTACCATTGTTTTCGGGGGAGGCGACGCCTAATTCGTTTGTCAGACTTTCGGGGTTGCCTCGAGAGCAACAATTCCCCATGTATGGTGGGGGAGATGAAGCACTCGAGACAAAAGAAAGGGTGATGAGGGAAGGGATTAAACTTAAACAAGATAaagaattattgaaattttgattggggttgaaaggaaaaacaaagtaaaaataagaaaaaatagttTGTGAAATTTAGGAATACACCAGCTTGATTTGGGGTGTACAAATTTTTTATGGTATTGATAGTGAGGGATTTTAGGATTTTTGACTATGTTTGAAAATCCAACATGTTTTATGGACAAGGTCCTGAGGATTTTTAGGACAAATAttgagaaaaacaaaaacaaaaaaacatattTCTCATCCTATGATCTGTGACTTCTATTAATGACGGAGCTATTGTAGGGTGTATTCTCCGTTACGGTAGAAAAGTACTTTTGGGTCAAAAATGTCGTTTCACCATAGCAATAATAAAGAATAATTGGTTTTTCAGTTAAAATTGCATTTCCACCCGAACACAAAGTTGGGATTTAGGCATATTTACTTTTGGTTTTTGTGTTTAAaagtgaaaattatcaaaatacccttattTATGTTAACTATTTAAAaggtatataaaaaattagattaatttatattgtatatataattatatataattatttaaatattatttattatatttaatttttaaaaaatattttattatcatcaaatttacaaataatttatgttaattACTTAAAACgtatttgaaatttatatttcatatatcattatattaaattttttaaatatcatacaacttaattaattttttactttctaCTATCatgtctaaaaataatattttaactttcaaCAATAAATTTTGGCAACAATGGAGAGCACTAAAGATTAACAAATACATTTTTCATAGCACATTTCTACtgtacttttcaaaagcatttttttCTTCTAAGAACACTTTTCAACTGCAAAAGCAATGGAGAACCAGCCTTAAGAGTTGGCTATCGTCTTGCTAATACAATTTTCTCTATACATAATTCTATTGGTGAATGTACCTGATGTTGGATCTTGTTCCCTTAGTGTAGTATTTCAGTTTatgtatacttgtaattttttcaaatagattaattaataaaacaaaatcatgaattacatttatatactttatatgatTGTCCTCATATGATTTTTGCAcgtaaagtaaaataaaaacaaatgttACTCACTGATTGTGTAATGTttatgtagcgacgtaaaaattttggtttgggggtcgctaattgtggcgatctagtgaaaaagtttggaaactgaagttcgattttaaaataaagagggagtcgccaccgatccttttcctaggtgtgatcggacacctacaaaattctccttttttagaaaactttattttaagCTTTTCTAAAAAGAGGTAGTTTTAGGTCTgcgtgaaaatccagagaaaattagggttcgggagtcggttacgcgcgaggaaggtattagcaccctcgcgacgcccaaaattggtatctcgttaaacatgtgttgtcttgattttcacaAAATACGAGTTCAAGGTAAAATTTAATCATAATCCGATTAaaagtgttgacaccattttttgaatgaaaacggggtcgacttggatttaaaaaagaatgaaaacgggagtcgccaccaatccttttttgacgaggtgtgatcgggtcacctcaaaaagtggttgtttttaataaatgatttaattttattaaaaaacgattttggtctacgaaattcagaaaaatgagttcgggagccggttacgcacgaggaaggattagcaccctcgatacgcccaaaattggtacctagttgattaattagtgtcttagtgtcgaaaattgaaaatttgaagagttttaaaaaatgcgatccttaaaagaaaatctgatatcgtgaattgaaacataagattctcttgttccgaaggaatatcacatccagcacgttaggacacgatactctaaccatcgaaaccaagatcaccttatagtttaatgaaacggactttgaagctttaagaggatatttggctatttagtcaaacgagaaatcgaaacccagcacgttagggcacgttttctcgagtttccaaacgcgaaatattgccttatttagaaaaattttccttttggtgtttagtgtcgaTGCTTGataaaacaataacgaatacaacaaggtgagcaaagtaaaatgagtaacaacaatgcaataggcaaaatgaaatgacgaggcgattacataaacaaagcatacaactaaataaatagaactaacattttagaaaaagcactagtgtacatggataaataaacatacaccaaataacaatgatgacaataaatacaattatgtaaaaatatatatatatatgcatgtataattaaagccataaaataagaaatatataaattacagaatatgaaaacatagataagtatgtacatatatgtaaaatcggtaaatattataaaaaatgtaaatgtgtatttatatatttacaaatcgtgattatataaaatatatgtatgtgaattataaaatatgtgaaatatacgaaaagcatttttaagagtataaaatatataagtatgtatatgatgtaaaatgtgcataaatatatgtaagtatataagaattatgaaatgtgaaaaaatatatttaagtatgtataagtacgtatatatacatattataaatatataaatatataacaaagcataaactaataataataataataataataataataacattggaatataaaagaaacgtacataaaattaataaaatattaaaataaagtgaaatgaaaatattaaatacaaaaaatatatgtgtatacacatacgtaataaaaatatacactagtacataattataataatagtaatactaataatactaataatataaaaataataaggatatttgataaagatacaaaaataaatgaaaaaaggattaaaatcgaattaaaaacaaagttgtagggccaatttaaaatgaaaacaaagaaaagggacttaattgtaacgcgcgtgcaacttggagggtcaaaagcgcaataaacccaagtattaaaacgctgcgcagcatgggggaccagaatgaattcggggcGAAACCATGGAGCcagattaaaaataaagaaaagcttgattgtaaactcccgaaaaagcggaagggctaaaagtgcaattagcccttccaaagaaaacacgcggatcctccctggtgcgggtcgggtcgacccgacccgcgttcaaaacgacgtcgttttatttgtttaaactgggggtccaaaacggtgcgtttgaCCCCTataaagtcaaaaaaatttcaaaaaaaacattgtagagctgaaaggaaaaaaaaagaaaagggagagaggaGAGGGAGCTCGGAGCGATTTCCGCAAGGGGGGGTCACGACGGCCACCGAGGCTCGCGGCGCGGCGCGGCCACCGcgtggtaattttttttatatttttttttgttatttattcttgGCCTTAAAATGTATAGATCTTaggtttatattaataaaaggtATAGATATGTTTgtagaaatcgaaagaaaatgtATGAAAAAAAGATAACCTTTCGTTTGCCTTCCTTTTTCCCGAATGCTTGCTATCTCAGTACTGAGatctatgttttttttaaagttctaGCTTCTGTTTCTAAAATACCCgaaaacaaaccaaaaaaaaaaaccccctgATACAATTTTGATTCGGGTTTTTATAACCCATTTTCATCCTGTTTTATGTTCTGTCTCTTGCATGGATGGGCACAATGGAGGTGAAAGGCATGTGTACAGAGGAGCAGTGCGACATGGGATGGAGAGCTGGGCGGGCAGACGAGGAGCCACGCGAGGCATGCGCGCTAGGTTTGGGGCATCTTTCTGCCGAAATGTTAATGCTGTCTGGGCTGggtttaatttttgtttcgggCCATGGGCTACATTGGGCTTGTTATtttcctttgtattggactgtttttattttttttcgggCCTGGGCATAAATTGGCCTTACAGCTGCCCTCTTTGTTTATCGTGTACGagacagagcaaagactaaaaggCCAATTTGCCCGGCTCGTCGGTTGACTTTTTTGTGCTTTCTTAACTTTTATCCTGGTTATATTTTCGATTCTCTTCCTTCAATCGCTTGTGCTTCAATTACTTCTACTTCAtggggataatttttttttcctacTATTAGGAATAATGTTTTCTCTGTCCTACTGCTAGGGATGCTTATCTCATTATTCGTATGCTGCTCCTAGNNNNNNNNNNNNNNNNNNNNNNNNNNNNNNNNNNNNNNNNNNNNNNNNNNNNNNNNNNNNNNNNNNNNNNNNNNNNNNNNNNNNNNNNNNNNNNNNNNNNNNNNNNNNNNNNNNNNNNNNNNNNNNNNNNNNNNNNNNNNNNNNNNNNNNNNNNNNNNNNNNNNNNNNNNNNNNNNNNNNNNNNNNNNNNNNNNNNNNNNNNNNNNNNNNNNNNNNNNNNNNNNNNNNNNNNNNNNNNNNNNNNNNNNNNNNNNNNNNNNNNNNNNNNNNNNNNNNNNNNNNNNNNNNNNNNNNNNNNNNNNNNNNNNNNNNNNNNNNNNNNNNNNNNNNNNNNNNNNNNNNNNNNNNNNNNNNNNNNNNNNNNNNNNNNNNNNNNNNNNNNNNNNNNNNNNNNNNNNNNNNNNNNNNNNNNNNNNNNNNNNNNNNNNNNNNNNNNNNNNNNNNNNNNNNNNNNNNNNNNNNNNNNNNNNNNNNNNNNNNNNNNNNNNNNNNNNNNNNNNGATGTCTGGGGCTTTTTATTGGTAGACCCATTTCATCCTGTTTCTAATGTCCTGTTGTTGTGGCATGGGATGGGGCACAATGGATTGTGACAGAGGCATGGTGGTACAGAGGAGCAGGGGCCGACATGGTTGGCATGGAGAGCTGGGCGTGAGCAAGCACGAGGAGGCCACGCGAGGCATGCGGGCGCTAGGGTTGGGAGGCATCTTTCTGGCCGAAAACTGTTTATATGCTGTCTTGGGCtgggttttaattttttgtttcggGCGCATCTACATTGGGTCTGTTATGCTTTCCTTTATGTAATTGGAACTGTTGtttatattgttttataattcGGCTGGCATAAAATTGGCCTTACAGTGCCCTCTTTGCTTGTTTCGTGTACGGAACAGGCAAGACTAGAGGCATTTTGCCCGGTCTCGAGTTTTGATTCTTTTGGTGCTTCCTTTCTTAAGTACCTCTCAGTCCACTCGTTTTGATTTCGATTGCTCTACTGCACTTCAGATACGCTTGTAGCTTCAATTACTCTGCTCgttccatggggatgagatttgtttttagtctgctccactactattagggagataagactgtggTTTCGTTGCTCCGCTACTGCTTGGGAGATAAGACTGTAATCTCCGATCTATCTATTGtcaaatgcagggagatagagttatcagcttcaatgtactccactgtagtcacagggaggtaaatctgccatctttgatcttcaatctattccactgtcaaatgcagggagatagttatcggcttcaatgtactccactgtagtcaggagGTAAATCTGCCATCTGATCCATCTTCCTGACAAATATCGATCTGCTAAATTATCTGATGCTCCGCACAGGAagcaagatctacaatcttcgatctacttcacgccaatacatgaagataagatctgctttcttcgatctacttcgccaccagtatgggaagacaagatctgcatcgtcgatccacttcctaccaatataggaagacaggacctgctatcttcgatctacttcacgccaatacatgaagacaagatctgctttctgcgatctacttgccaccaatatgggaagacaagatctgcatcgtcgatccacttcctaccaatataggaagataggatctgctaccttcgatctacttcacgccaatacatgaagacaagatctgctttctgcgatctacttcgccaccaatatgggaagacaagatctgcatcttcgatccacttcctaccaatataggaagataggatctgctaccttcgatctacttcacgccaatacatgaaacaagatctactttctcgatctacttcgccaccaatatgggagacaaatctgcatcttcgatccacttcctaccaatataggaagataggatctgctaccttcgatctacttcacgccaatacatgaagacaagatctacttctTCGATCTACTTCCACCAAtatggaagacaagatctgcatcttcgatccacttcctacaaTATAGGAAGATAGATCTCtacttcgatctacttcacgtcaatacatgaagacaagatctgctttcttcgatctacttcgcaccaatataggaagacaagatctgcatcttcgatccacttcctaccaatataggaagataggatctgctaccttcgatctataaaatcaattttatggacctatttacgtctagtgtttaggatgacatgatcgagtggatcaaatgctcctaactagatgtgtatgaatgatatttgtagaatgtcatgagaatggtccatttttaatgcttagttgtcattcctcattgttcatcaaggttccatcactgatgccttcttgttcagccagtacctttgacagaaaacctaaagaaatagacgctatttagactatcatttctcaaatgttccaacccttaggtttggttagttctaaacaatagtcctgtttcaggtcctcgtattatttagaaactttcagagtaatatgcagaactccttctgcatgtgtattgtcagtccattaatcgttatttcaatgaaaaatgcttgaaaaagattatcaaaatggacaaaatgaaattttgtgagagcaaatctctaaacaaacaaatcaagatagcaaattttgctgagatacgagatgaataagatgaaaaagattatctcaatgaataagatggaactttattgagagcagagcttTAAATGAAcgaatagcaaattttgctaagatgtaaataagataaaaaagatgccccagatatcgcagcatgagcttctctgcacaaactctgtgtttagaagtcctaaaagactttgttgatgccccaagatgtagcatctctccttcttgttaattcggagaagacaaaactactctatgcctcatctttgatcgaaaatttgaattgcccattcctgggttttcaattcaaagcccctttggtctcaaggtgccctttgcgggttttcgccttggcctctcccttttttttttttttaggcaaagtacctcttcactgaatccgaattcacaggattgggcaagcttttgccatccatcccagttaaaattaatgccccttctgaaaaggccttttttactacataaggtccctcccagtttggcatccactttcctctgaagtccttttgtatgggaaggatcttcttcagtaccaagtccccttcatggaagtttctaggagaactttcttattgtaagctcgcatcattcgtttctggtacatttgaccatgacggatagctcttaacctcctttcttcaatcaagttcagctgatcatatcggcttggacccattctgcttcgtctaactttagttctgaaaaaactcggagagagggaatttcaacctcaattggtagcactgcctccattccataaaccaaagagaatggtgttgccccggtagaagtcctgacggacgttcgataagcatagagggcgaatggcaacttctcgtgccaatctctataggtctcagtcattttccccacaatctttttgatatttttattggctgcctccaccgcaccattcatcttcggacgatatggcgatgagttgtggtgcttgatcttgaattgattacaaacctctgctatcgtgctattattcaaatttaatgcgttgtctgatatgatcctttcaggcattccataccgacatatgattccttctttaaaaacttgctgacagctgtctttgtgacgttggcgtaagaagtagcctctacccacttagtaaagtagtcaatcactacaaaaatgaaacgatgtccgtttgaagcctttggcgatatggcccaatgacgtccatgccccacatggagaaaggccatggggaagtcatgacgtgaagaggtgatggaggcacatgaattttgtctccgtaaatctggcatttatggcacttcttagcatacttgatgcagtctccttccatggtagaccaataatatccgaatctcatgatctgtctggccattgtgaagccgttagcgtgtgttccacaaataccatcatggacttcttccaagatctgcttggcctccacagcgtctacacatcttaacagcacctgatcttttcctcttttgtacaggatttctccatctaagacgtaaccactggccagcctcctcaacattctcttgtcattctcagttgcttggtttgggtattcacaatttttcacgtatcgcaatatgtcctgataccaaggttgtcgtccttttcttcttcctcgtcaatattacaacagtgggctggagcatcataaatgctcatttggatagg is a window of Gossypium hirsutum isolate 1008001.06 chromosome D08, Gossypium_hirsutum_v2.1, whole genome shotgun sequence DNA encoding:
- the LOC121220141 gene encoding calcium-dependent protein kinase 34 — translated: MGNCCSRGNPESLTNELGVASPENNGNVSICSRNESFSKASPTQPPASPSEEASPKPTPKPNPIGTVLCRPMEDVRNTYTIGKELGRGQFGVTYLCTHKVTGEQFACKTIAKRKLVNKEDIEDVRREVQIMHHLTGQPNVVELKGAYEDKHSVHLVMELCAGGELFDRIIAKGHYSERAAASLLRIIVQIVHTCHSMGVFHRDLKPENFLLLNKEENSPLKATDFGLSLFYKPGDVFKDIVGSAYYIAPEVLKRKYGPEADIWSIGVMLYILLCGFPPFWAESENGIFSAILRGEIDFESDPWPAISPQAKDLVTKMLNLDPKQRLTAQQVLNHPWIKEDGEAPDIPLDNAVLARLKQFKAMNNFKKVALRVIAGCLSEEEIQGLKEMFKTIDSDNSGTITLEELKQGLAKQGTKLTEYEVKQLMEAADADSNGTIDYEEFITATMHMNRMDREEHLYRAFQHFDKDNSGYITIEELEQAIREYGMHDGKDIKEIISEVDNDNDGKINYDEFVAMMRRGNPEANPKKRRDDVMFDNSD